Below is a genomic region from Nocardioides panacis.
GTGGCCGAACCGGTCGTTGACCGGCTTGAAGCCGTCGAGGTCGACGAACAGCAGCGCGATCCGGTTGCCGCGCCGGCGCGACATCTGCAGCGCGTGCTCGACCCGGTCGAGGAGCAGCCCGCGGTTGGGCAGGTTCGTGAGCAGGTCGTGACGGGCCAGGTGGGTCATGTCCTCGGTCAGCCGGAGCCGGGCGAAGGCGTCGGAGGAGACCGCCACCATCGCCTCGAGGGCCTGCTGGTCGGCGGTGGTCGTGGACCGGGCACGGTGCTGGCCGGGCGCCACGATCCAGCTGTCCCGCTGGCCGTCGCGCAGCTGGGCGCCGATCTCGTGGGCGCCGGGCGGGGTGGACCGGACCTCGACCTGCCCGATCCGCAGCAGCCGGCGGGCGTCGTCGGTGAGCGCGTCGACGACCTGGCGGGTGTCGGACAGCGTCTGGGCCCGGACGGCCGCGTCGAACAGCACGCTGAGCCGCCGGGCGTTCTCCCGGCCGCGGTTGACCGCGCGGGTGGCGACGAGCAGCGTCACGAGCGGGACGGCGAGCAGCAGCAGGGTGTAGAGCTCCAGGTGGCGGGCGACCACGGCGCCGAGGTAGCCCAGCGAGTCGAACGGCACGAAGCAGGCGATCGCGAAGAGCGTGCCGCGCTGCACCAGGTGCCCGCGCACCGGGGTGTCGGTCTCGATGGCGACCGAGACCGCGGACGTGAGGTAGTCGGTGGCGAAGTAGCAGGCTGCGGCCAGCGCGACGGCGACCAGCTCCCGGAAGGTGTCCTCGCCCTGGGGGCCGCGGACCTGGAAGACGACCGCGGCGGCGACCCCGCCGCCGAGGAACCCGACGCCGAGGTTGAAGAGCTTGACGGCCTGCCGCTTGTCGGTGGTCATCTGGGTGACCAGCACGCCGAGCGCCCAGATCACGACCGCCTCGTAGGGGCTCTTCAGGGTGCAGAGCAGGAACATCAGCACGCTGGAGTCGAAGCCGACCTCGATGCCGCCCTCGCCGCTGTCGAGCACCATCGGGAACTTCGCGATGATCACGATCAGCGGGATGCAGACGAGCGCCAGCGCGTTCATCTGGACGCCGTCCTGGACCAGCCGGACCGTCGACCAGACGACCACGAACACCCCCGAGAGGAGGACGCCGAGGTCGAACCAACGGCTGCGCGACGCGAACAGCGCAGCGAGCGGTCGAGCCATGTGACCTCCGGTTCGGGGTGGGCGAGCACCAGTATCCGGCAAGGAGGCGGCTCGTTTGTGGTTTTCGGTCAGCCCGCGTCGACGGGGCCCGACGGGTCCAGCGGTTCGACGTCGCGCAGGAACCCGCGCGCGCCGAGGAAGTCCCCGAGGGACGTCCGGTGCTCGTCGCAGGCCAGCCACGACTTGCGACGGTCGGGGGTGTGCAGCTTGGGGTTGTTCCAGAGGAGCGACCAGACCGCGGGCGCCTGGCACCCCTTGGCCGAGCAGATGGGGGACATGGGTCCCACGCTAGCCACCGGCCGTTCGCCCGCCGGGCACCGGGAGAAAGTGCGACGCCGGACGACCACGGGGGGAGTCGTCCGGCGTCACGTAGAGCAGCGAACTCAGACGGGGGAGACTGAGCTCGCTGCGAGAAGGATTGTTGCACGCAGCAGACGCCGAATCCAACGAGGTGTCAGATACGCGCCGGAGCAGTTTCTACGTGTCTGGACCACTTTCGAGCGCGCGGCGCTCGGGGTCGGGGTCGAAGTACTCCGGGCCGCCCGGGTCCGGTGACACCCCGGCGTTGGCGAGCACCACCGCGACGTACGGGAGCAGGAACGAGCCGGCGATGAAGATCCACATGAACCAGTGGCCGATGCTGACGATCGCCAGCACGAAGCACAGCGTCCTGATCCCCATCGAGATGAGGTACCGACGCTGCCGGATCGCGATGTCGGCGTGGTGACTGCGGGTCGCGGTGGTGATCCGGACGGCCTCCGGCTCTCTGCGGGCCATGCCCCCACCGTACGTCGACCCCGGGCACGGACCTACGGCGTGCGCTCTACGATCGGGCCAACCCGCCTCGTGCGGCCCGTCCCGACCCAGCCCGACCGATGGAGGACCCATGTCCAACCGTGTCTACCGCGTCACCGAGATCGTCGGCACCTCGCCCGACGGCATCGACCAGGCCATCCGCAACGGCATCGAGCGGGCCTCCCAGACCCTGCGGCACCTCGACTGGTTCGAGGTCACCCAGGTCCGGGGCCAGGTCAAGGACAACACCGTCGAGCACTTCCAGGTCGGCCTCAAGCTCGGCTTCCGTCTCGAGGACGAGTGATTCCGCATACCGCCCGGTAGCCGATAGCGTCTCGACGCATGAGCAGATCGGTACTCGTCACCGGGGGAAACCGGGGCATCGGCCAGGCCATCGCGGCGGCGTTCGTCGCCAACGGGGACCAGGTGGCCATCACCTACCGCAGCGGCGAGCCGCCCGAGGGCGTGCTGGCGGTGCGCTGCGACGTCACCGACGCCGCCTCGGTCGAGGCGGCGTTCACCGAGATCGAGGCCGCGCACGGCCCGGTCGAGGTGCTGGTCGCGAACGCCGGCATCACCGCGGACACGCTGGTGCTCCGGATGAGCGAGGACGACTGGTCCCGCGTCATCGACACCAACCTCACCGGCTCCTTCCGGGTGGCCAAGCGGGCCACCAAGGGCATGCTCCGGATGCGCCGCGGCCGGCTGATCTTCATCTCCTCGGTCGTCGGGCTGCTCGGGTCCGCCGGCCAGGTCAACTACGCGGCGAGCAAGGCCGGGCTGGTCGGCATGGCCCGCTCGCTGGCCCGCGAGCTCGGCAGCCGGTCCATCACCGCCAACGTGGTGGCCCCCGGGTTCGTCGAGACCGAGATGACCGCCGTGCTGCCCGAGGAGACCCAGGCGCGGTACAAGGAGCAGATCCCGCTCGGCCGCTACGCCAGCACCGAGGAGGTCGCCGCCGTCGTGCAGTGGCTCGCCTCGGACGGCGCGGCCTACGTCACCGGGGCGGTCATCCCCGTCGACGGTGGCCTGGGCATGGGGCACTGAGCAGGTCCCGGCAGATCCCGCACGCGACGCACACCAACCAGAAGGAGCACGACGGCATGGGCATTCTCGAGGGCAAGCGGATCCTGGTCGCAGGCGTCACCCTGGACACCTCCATCGGCTTCGCCACCGCGAAGGTCGCGCAGGAGCAGGGGGCGACGGTGCTGATCTCGAACTTCGGCCGGGCCCTCGGCATCACCAAGCGGATCGCCAAGCGGCTGCCGACGGAGCCGCCGGTGCTCGACCTCGACGTGACCAACGAGGAGCAGCTCGCCGGGCTCGCGGACGCCGTCCGTGAGCACGTCGACGGCCTCGACGGCGTCGTGCACTCCATCGCCTACGGCAACCCGGCGACGATCCTGGGCGGCAAGTTCCTCGAGGGGCCGTGGGAGGACGTGGCGCAGGCGGTGCAGGTCTCGGCGTACTCCCTCAAGTCGCTGACCACGGCCTGCCTGCCGCTGATGGGGCCCGGCGGGAGCGTGGTGGGGATGACCTTCGACGCCCAGGTCGCCTGGCCCGGCTACGACTGGATGGGCGTCGCCAAGGGCGCGCTCGAGTCGTGCAACCGCTACCTCGCCCGCGACCTCGGTCCGCTGGGCATCCGCTCGAACCTGGTCAGCGCCGGTGCGCTCAAGACGCTGGCGGCCAAGGCCATCCCGGGGTTCGAGAAGTTCGAGGACGAGTGGGAGGCGCGGGCCCCGCTCGGCTGGGACCCCGCCGACCTGGAGCCCACCGCCCGCTCCGTCGTCGCGCTGCTCAGCGACTTCTTCCCGAAGACCACGGGCGAGATCGTGCACGTGGACGGCGGCTACCACGCCATGGGGGCGTGAGGGGCGCGCACCGGCCCCGGTAGCGTCCGTGCGGTGACTTCCGCACTCGTCGAGCTCCGGGTCCTCGAAGGACCGAACCTCTACTTCCCGCGCGCCGCGATCAAGCTGACCCTGGACCTCAGCGCGCTGATCGACGCGCAGGAGTGGGTGGCCATGCGCTTCGCCACCCGGATCGGCCTGCTGAAGGCCCGTCCGGGGGGCGCCGGGCAGCGGTTTCCGGCAGCGGTTCGCGGCCCGGGCGATCGAGCGCCTGGTGCGCCAGATCGCGGCGGAGGCGGGCACGACGCGGCTCGCGCTGCGGGTCCGGCCGACCAACGACGTGCACCAGGTCGTGGTGGCGTTCCCGTGGCGCAACCGCACCCGCGCCCAGGCGCTCGGCCGGGCCGTCGCGGAGGTGCTCGACTCGCTGCTCAGCCCCGACCTCGAGGAGCTGGTCAGCCACGCCGCCGAGTCGGTGCGCGCGTCCGACCCCGGCCCCGGACCCACCACGCTGCGGCCGCGGGTGCCGATCGTCGCGGTGACCGGCACCAACGGCAAGACCACGACCTCGCGGATGGTCGCGCACATCGCCCGCACGCACGGCCTGCACGTCGGCTGGTCGAGCACGGACGGCATCTACGTCGACGGCGAGCTCGTCGAGGCCGGCGACTACTCCGGTCCGTCCGGCGCCGGCCGGGTGCTGGCCCACAAGCAGGTCCAGCTCGCGGTCACCGAGACCGCGCGCGGCGGCATCCTGCTCAAGGGCATCGGGCTGACCCACAACGACGTCTCGGTGTTCACCAACGTCTCCGCGGACCACCTCGGGCTGCACGGCATCGACACCCTGGACCAGCTCGCGGAGGTCAAGGGCGTCGTACCCCGGATCACCAAGGCCTCGGGCTGGGCGGTGCTCAACGGCGACGACCCCCGGGTCTACGCCACGCGCAGGTCGATCAAGGCCACGCCGTGGGTGTTCTCCCGCGACCCCGACTCGCCGGCGATCCGGGAGACGCTGTCCGAGGGCGGGCGCGCCACCACGGTGATCGACGGCTGGCTCTCGGTGCTCTACCCCGACAGCGACGCCGACCCGCTGGTGGAGGTCGTCGACATCCCGATGACGCTGGCCGGGCTGTCCCGGTTCAACGTCGAGAACGCCCTCGGTGCCGCCTCCGCGGCGCTGGCGGTCGGGCTGCCGCGCGCGGCCGTCGTCGAGGGGCTCACGTCGTTCCGCCCGGACCCCGCGCACAACCCGGGCCGGATGAACTTCTTCTCCCACGACGACGTGAGCGTGGTCATCGACCTCGCGCACAACGAGGCCGGCCTCGAGGCGCTGATCGAGATCATGAACGGCGTACGTCGACCGGGCTCACGGCTGCTGCTCGGCCTGGGCGCGGTGGGGGACCGGCAGGACGACCTCGTCGACCGGCTCGGGGAGATGGGCGCCCGCGACGCGGACGTCGTGGTGGTCGCGCACAAGGAGAAGTACCTGCGCGGCCGCACCACCGAGGAGCTCGACGCGCTGTTCCGGTCCGGCGCCGCGCGGGTGGGCGTCGAGGACGTCCCGGCGTACCCCACGGAGGTGGCTGGGCTGGCCGCCCTCGTCGCGCAGGCCGGTCCCGGGGACGTCGTCGCGCTGATGTGCCACGAGGACCGCCAGGGTGTCTACGACTGGCTGGCGGCCCACGGGTTCACGGTCGACGCCCCCGAGACGCTGCGCGACAAGGTGCGTGCGGCGGCGGCTCAGGCCTGAGGCCTGCCGACCAGGTCCGGGTAGTACTCCCGGGGACGACCGTCCCGGTCGCGCAGCATCCGGAGCTTGCTGGTCGGCTGCTCGATGACCCGGAAGCTGACCCAGCCCACGGCGACCGAGCCGGCCAGCACGATGGCCAGGGTGAGCGGCAGCGCCTGGTCGGCGCGACCGATCAGGCCCCAGTGCTGGAACAGCATCATCAGCGGCTCGTGCCACATGTAGGTGCTGTAGCTGATCAGGCCGAGCCAGGTGATCCCCCGCCAGGACAGCATCCTCGACCACAGCTGCCCGGGTGCGCCGAGCACGGTGCTGGCCATCAGCAGGAACCAGCCGACGGCGGCGAAGTCGTGGAACACGACCTGCCCCCAGGTGCCCGGGTCGGACAGCAGGGCGCCGCCGAGCACGACGGCCACGCCGAGCCAGCGCACCAGTGCCGGGGCGGCACCGGAGAGCAGCGGCCGACCCTGGCGGGCGGCGGCGATCACGGCGAGCAGCATGCCGGCGCCGAAGGCGCCGAACCGGGCCTGCGGGCCGAAGTAGGCCGGCCAGTTGTCGAACGGGATGTCGAGGGCCAGGAAGGCCACCGAGTTCCAGACGAACGGCACGACGGTGAGCACGGCGGCCCCGGAAGCGAGCAGCTGCACCCGGCGGCGGCGGGAACCGAGGCGCGTGCAGGCGCGCACCGCGAGCGGCCCGAGCAGCACCAGGACGCCGTAGAAGATCACCTCGAGGCTCATCGACCAGGTCGGGCCCACGGTGTAGAAGATCCGCTCCCGGTCGAAGACCTGGAGGAACAGCAGGTGCTCGACGAGGTCGAGCCAGTCGCCGGGCAGGGCGGGGTTGCGGATCGCCCACACCACGGTGACACCGATCCAGTAGAGCGGCAGGATCCGGACCGCCCGTCGGAACAGGAACTGGCGGGCGGGTCGCACCGGGGTGCGGTCCAGCGCCGCGCGGGCGTAGGACAGGGTCAGGAGGTACGACGACATCAGGAACAGGATGTCGACGGTCTCGAACCGCGCGAGCGCGCCCAGCACGGGGTTCAGCTCGCGGCCGCTCTGGGCGGCGTACTGGAAGACGTGGAAGACGACGATCGTCAGGCCCACGAGCCCGCGGTAGCCCTCGAGCTCGCGGGCGCGCCCGCGGCTGGGTGCGCCCTCGGGGGAACCGGAGCGGGGCCGGGTGCCGGCCTCGGAGTCGGTGGGGGTGACGTCGGCGGGACGGTCGGTGCTCAGCGTGGTCATGCGCTCACCTCCTGGTGGTCGCGTGCGGTGTCGGTGCTGCGGTCCGTGCTGCGGTCGGTCGTGCCGGCGGAGCGGGGGGTGACGTTCCACTGGGCCTCCCCGACCAGCTCCTTCACCTGGGCGATCCGGCCGATGATGTTCTTCCACTCGGTGTAGACCACCGAGGACACCAGCAGGTGGCTCCAGAACCAGGAGGAGCGCTCCCGGATCTCGGGCACGGCCAGCCGCCAGGCGAACAGCGTCTGCGCCGGCCCCACGGCCAGCGTGAACAGCGTGGTCAGCAGGAGCGCCGGGGCCAGCCAGTCGAGCTGGGTGATCCCGCCCTCGCGGTAGGCCGTGTAGGCCAGCACCGGGAACATCTGCAGGGACAGCCACGGGTAGATCTCGCGCCAGCCCAGCAGGAACGCCAGCCCGCCCTTCTGGCGGAGGCTCAGGTGCGGCGAGGCGATGGTCAGCCGCAGGTGCTTGCGGGAGACCTGGAACCAGCCCTGGGCCCAGCGGGCGCGCTGCTTCCACAGCGACGTCACGTTGGTCGGGGCGAGCTCGTAGGAGATCAGC
It encodes:
- a CDS encoding Mur ligase family protein; the encoded protein is MRQIAAEAGTTRLALRVRPTNDVHQVVVAFPWRNRTRAQALGRAVAEVLDSLLSPDLEELVSHAAESVRASDPGPGPTTLRPRVPIVAVTGTNGKTTTSRMVAHIARTHGLHVGWSSTDGIYVDGELVEAGDYSGPSGAGRVLAHKQVQLAVTETARGGILLKGIGLTHNDVSVFTNVSADHLGLHGIDTLDQLAEVKGVVPRITKASGWAVLNGDDPRVYATRRSIKATPWVFSRDPDSPAIRETLSEGGRATTVIDGWLSVLYPDSDADPLVEVVDIPMTLAGLSRFNVENALGAASAALAVGLPRAAVVEGLTSFRPDPAHNPGRMNFFSHDDVSVVIDLAHNEAGLEALIEIMNGVRRPGSRLLLGLGAVGDRQDDLVDRLGEMGARDADVVVVAHKEKYLRGRTTEELDALFRSGAARVGVEDVPAYPTEVAGLAALVAQAGPGDVVALMCHEDRQGVYDWLAAHGFTVDAPETLRDKVRAAAAQA
- the fabG gene encoding 3-oxoacyl-ACP reductase FabG, producing the protein MSRSVLVTGGNRGIGQAIAAAFVANGDQVAITYRSGEPPEGVLAVRCDVTDAASVEAAFTEIEAAHGPVEVLVANAGITADTLVLRMSEDDWSRVIDTNLTGSFRVAKRATKGMLRMRRGRLIFISSVVGLLGSAGQVNYAASKAGLVGMARSLARELGSRSITANVVAPGFVETEMTAVLPEETQARYKEQIPLGRYASTEEVAAVVQWLASDGAAYVTGAVIPVDGGLGMGH
- a CDS encoding acyltransferase family protein; this encodes MTTLSTDRPADVTPTDSEAGTRPRSGSPEGAPSRGRARELEGYRGLVGLTIVVFHVFQYAAQSGRELNPVLGALARFETVDILFLMSSYLLTLSYARAALDRTPVRPARQFLFRRAVRILPLYWIGVTVVWAIRNPALPGDWLDLVEHLLFLQVFDRERIFYTVGPTWSMSLEVIFYGVLVLLGPLAVRACTRLGSRRRRVQLLASGAAVLTVVPFVWNSVAFLALDIPFDNWPAYFGPQARFGAFGAGMLLAVIAAARQGRPLLSGAAPALVRWLGVAVVLGGALLSDPGTWGQVVFHDFAAVGWFLLMASTVLGAPGQLWSRMLSWRGITWLGLISYSTYMWHEPLMMLFQHWGLIGRADQALPLTLAIVLAGSVAVGWVSFRVIEQPTSKLRMLRDRDGRPREYYPDLVGRPQA
- a CDS encoding DUF3099 domain-containing protein, which codes for MARREPEAVRITTATRSHHADIAIRQRRYLISMGIRTLCFVLAIVSIGHWFMWIFIAGSFLLPYVAVVLANAGVSPDPGGPEYFDPDPERRALESGPDT
- the fabI gene encoding enoyl-ACP reductase FabI, with the protein product MGILEGKRILVAGVTLDTSIGFATAKVAQEQGATVLISNFGRALGITKRIAKRLPTEPPVLDLDVTNEEQLAGLADAVREHVDGLDGVVHSIAYGNPATILGGKFLEGPWEDVAQAVQVSAYSLKSLTTACLPLMGPGGSVVGMTFDAQVAWPGYDWMGVAKGALESCNRYLARDLGPLGIRSNLVSAGALKTLAAKAIPGFEKFEDEWEARAPLGWDPADLEPTARSVVALLSDFFPKTTGEIVHVDGGYHAMGA
- a CDS encoding dodecin, which produces MSNRVYRVTEIVGTSPDGIDQAIRNGIERASQTLRHLDWFEVTQVRGQVKDNTVEHFQVGLKLGFRLEDE